A genome region from Deltaproteobacteria bacterium includes the following:
- a CDS encoding TolC family protein: MVIRLFYLLRFFLFFLFFLFFSFESVSSEKLILSQKTMADLIIQKSYQAAETDLKYEQNKLAPFQIYSLYDWQWNLESGYEIDKTESLSLIGDYRFERYKTLASLSKNLITGTTLSFEVARTSQKKEGDSFSTTSLNASSQYTLDSWGLGIEQSLWNNAFGVADKLKVRAAENLYKSQMITRSDELQNIVLDGLRLFWNAYVAQENLKESLNSRERYLKLVSSIQKKNSLGYTAPGELNQVLAESESREQNVKNSSQDYLSKMESLITLLHLAPGSEINFEIPKTLPPLPEYQAKDPKASRNIKSQELKVQVALDQLEEINSRNRPKLSLVGKLSATGLDETSTDSLNELTRGKNPKAYVGLKLSHSFGSELQDAEYLNKKAAADLEKAKLQRTAAEFQDHLFQSFRKAQVSLQLVESIKKQKEFREKALNELNRSYSQGRTDIRSLIEAMNNFFTMKVAYSRAVGDYFIAINEYIALKDELIRE; encoded by the coding sequence ATGGTGATCCGTTTATTTTATCTTCTCCGTTTTTTCTTGTTTTTCTTGTTTTTCTTGTTTTTTAGTTTTGAGTCTGTTTCTTCAGAAAAATTAATACTCTCTCAAAAAACCATGGCTGATTTAATCATTCAGAAATCCTATCAAGCCGCTGAAACTGATTTAAAATATGAGCAAAATAAATTAGCACCCTTCCAAATCTACAGTCTCTATGACTGGCAATGGAATCTTGAATCTGGCTACGAAATTGATAAAACGGAGTCCCTTTCTTTAATCGGAGACTACCGTTTTGAACGCTATAAAACCCTAGCCAGCCTTTCTAAAAATTTGATTACGGGCACCACTCTCAGTTTTGAAGTTGCCAGAACCTCGCAAAAAAAGGAAGGGGACTCTTTTTCTACCACTTCGCTAAATGCTTCAAGCCAGTACACTCTAGATTCTTGGGGTCTTGGTATAGAACAAAGTCTGTGGAATAACGCGTTTGGCGTTGCCGATAAATTAAAAGTGAGGGCTGCTGAAAATTTATATAAATCCCAGATGATCACTCGTAGTGATGAATTGCAAAACATTGTGTTAGATGGTTTACGGTTATTTTGGAATGCCTATGTCGCTCAAGAAAATTTAAAAGAATCTTTAAATTCCCGAGAACGTTATTTGAAACTCGTTTCAAGCATTCAAAAAAAGAACTCTTTAGGCTACACGGCTCCTGGCGAACTCAATCAAGTTTTAGCAGAATCTGAATCCCGAGAACAAAATGTCAAAAACAGCTCTCAAGATTACCTGAGTAAAATGGAAAGCCTGATCACCTTACTTCATTTAGCCCCTGGATCTGAAATTAATTTTGAAATTCCTAAAACTCTTCCTCCCTTACCGGAATACCAAGCTAAAGATCCAAAAGCTTCAAGAAATATCAAGTCTCAAGAGTTAAAAGTACAAGTGGCTCTAGATCAACTTGAAGAAATCAATTCTCGAAATAGACCCAAGTTAAGCCTTGTCGGCAAATTATCGGCAACAGGACTTGATGAAACCTCGACGGATTCTCTCAATGAGCTCACACGAGGGAAAAACCCCAAAGCTTATGTTGGACTAAAACTATCTCATAGTTTTGGATCCGAATTACAAGATGCCGAATACTTAAATAAAAAGGCAGCAGCCGATCTGGAAAAAGCGAAATTGCAAAGAACTGCCGCTGAATTTCAGGATCATCTTTTTCAATCTTTCCGCAAAGCTCAAGTGAGTTTGCAATTAGTAGAGTCTATTAAAAAACAAAAAGAATTTCGGGAAAAGGCACTCAATGAACTGAATAGATCTTACTCCCAAGGCCGAACGGACATTCGTAGTCTTATCGAAGCGATGAATAATTTTTTCACTATGAAAGTCGCCTATTCTCGTGCTGTAGGAGATTACTTTATCGCAATTAATGAATATATCGCCCTTAAAGATGAGCTCATAAGGGAATAG
- a CDS encoding acyl-CoA dehydrogenase family protein encodes MLSYKEFDLYNPTEEHKMLRDTVRSFTENEVEPQAHEFDKKENFNLNLFRKVGELGLLGITVPEEYGGAGMDATSAVIVHEELSASDPGFCLAYLAHSMLLVNNLAQNGSIEQKQKHLPKLCSGEWIGAMGMSEPHVGTDVLGMSTTAEKKGNQYILNGRKMWITNGTIDENKTPCDLVLVYAKTGEKNGRPLISTFLVEKSLAGFKVGQKIKDKLGMRASNTAELVFENCEVPLSHLVGKEGDSMLHMMKNLELERLTLAAMSLGIARRSLQIMNKYASEREAFGKPLNFFGQIQKYIGESYAEFQASRAYVYETARKLNLNVEGNRLDSDGVKLVATTMSKNLADRAIQVLGGYGYVAEYTVERLWRDAKLLEIGGGTLEAHQKNITRDLSKNL; translated from the coding sequence ATGCTTTCCTATAAAGAATTTGATTTATATAATCCTACTGAAGAACATAAAATGTTGCGTGATACGGTGCGAAGTTTTACTGAAAATGAAGTGGAACCACAAGCTCACGAGTTTGATAAAAAGGAAAATTTTAATTTAAATTTGTTTCGAAAAGTCGGAGAGCTTGGACTTCTTGGAATCACTGTTCCTGAGGAATATGGTGGAGCGGGTATGGATGCCACTTCAGCAGTGATTGTACATGAAGAGCTATCGGCTTCGGACCCAGGTTTTTGTTTGGCTTATTTGGCTCATTCCATGTTGCTCGTCAATAATTTGGCACAGAATGGCTCTATAGAACAAAAACAAAAGCATTTGCCAAAGCTTTGTTCAGGAGAATGGATTGGCGCCATGGGGATGTCAGAACCCCATGTGGGAACAGATGTTTTGGGGATGTCGACAACGGCTGAAAAAAAAGGAAATCAATATATTCTTAATGGCCGTAAAATGTGGATCACCAATGGGACTATAGATGAGAACAAGACTCCCTGTGATTTAGTTTTAGTCTATGCCAAAACAGGTGAGAAAAATGGACGGCCTTTAATATCTACTTTTCTGGTTGAGAAATCCCTTGCAGGGTTTAAGGTGGGGCAAAAAATAAAGGATAAATTAGGAATGCGTGCCTCAAATACAGCCGAGTTGGTATTTGAAAATTGCGAGGTGCCTTTGTCTCACTTGGTAGGAAAGGAAGGGGATTCTATGCTTCATATGATGAAGAATTTGGAGTTAGAAAGGCTTACCTTGGCCGCCATGTCCTTGGGGATTGCTCGCAGAAGTTTACAAATTATGAATAAGTATGCGTCCGAACGGGAGGCCTTCGGTAAACCTTTAAATTTCTTTGGTCAAATTCAAAAATATATTGGTGAATCCTATGCCGAATTTCAAGCAAGTCGAGCCTACGTTTATGAAACAGCTCGAAAGTTAAATTTAAATGTTGAAGGAAATCGTTTGGACAGTGATGGGGTTAAGTTAGTGGCAACGACCATGTCTAAAAATCTTGCTGACAGGGCCATCCAAGTTCTTGGAGGCTATGGGTATGTGGCAGAGTACACGGTAGAAAGACTGTGGCGTGATGCTAAGCTTTTGGAAATTGGTGGAGGAACACTAGAAGCTCATCAAAAAAATATCACCCGTGATCTAAGCAAAAATCTATGA
- a CDS encoding PilZ domain-containing protein, translating to MNQGLARFHARSPRYILNTEDDCLIRIAGPHNMTWEEDTEIRNVSLTGMSFTAPEDLCPLLGEVIKVQFVVPGSQQMACHAIVTRLDPEKNNKIQVAVHFYKLEMAHRIVLAQGLNKKIISESDSIFGELTLTEQHTWNLFKKITVMSLMLTFWFWLMFAFVNNSYEGVYNAIRQLFFK from the coding sequence ATGAATCAAGGTTTGGCTAGATTTCACGCACGCTCCCCACGCTATATTCTTAATACTGAGGATGATTGTTTGATTCGAATTGCCGGGCCTCACAACATGACCTGGGAAGAAGACACCGAGATCAGAAATGTCTCGTTGACAGGAATGTCCTTCACCGCACCCGAAGATCTTTGTCCATTGTTAGGTGAGGTTATCAAAGTGCAATTTGTCGTTCCGGGGTCCCAGCAAATGGCCTGTCATGCCATCGTTACCCGACTTGATCCAGAGAAAAATAATAAAATTCAGGTTGCTGTTCACTTTTACAAATTGGAAATGGCTCATCGAATTGTGCTTGCTCAAGGACTAAATAAAAAAATAATCAGCGAAAGTGATTCTATTTTTGGGGAATTAACTTTAACTGAGCAGCATACATGGAATCTTTTCAAAAAAATCACAGTGATGAGCTTGATGCTCACGTTCTGGTTTTGGCTTATGTTCGCCTTTGTAAATAATAGCTATGAAGGTGTATATAATGCAATTCGTCAATTGTTTTTCAAGTAG
- a CDS encoding glycosyltransferase family 2 protein — translation MNIEKIPLSIVVITFNEEKNLRRCLNSASFAQDIVVLDSISKDKTKEISLACGARFYEQTWLGFGRQKKKAVGLAMFDWVLCLDADEEISKDLHDELILRWSELKEDTGYKLPRLSFYLNKWIHHGGWYPDYQLRLFNRKFSQWSEDLIHEKVLSPKTENFKSALNHYVFDDIADQVNTNNKYSSLQSEKMNHEGRRFNGFHFITKPMVKFIECYFYKMGFLDGWVGFIIAISAAYSVFLKWAKLWELKEKRSVK, via the coding sequence ATGAATATTGAAAAAATACCTTTGAGTATTGTCGTGATTACTTTTAATGAGGAAAAAAATTTGAGGAGATGTCTAAATTCTGCTAGTTTCGCACAAGATATCGTGGTGTTAGATAGCATATCTAAAGATAAAACTAAAGAGATCTCCTTAGCCTGTGGAGCCCGATTTTATGAACAGACTTGGTTGGGTTTTGGTAGGCAAAAGAAAAAAGCTGTGGGTCTCGCAATGTTTGATTGGGTGTTATGTCTGGATGCGGATGAGGAAATAAGCAAAGACCTGCATGATGAATTGATTTTACGCTGGTCAGAATTAAAAGAGGATACGGGATATAAACTTCCAAGATTGTCATTTTATTTAAATAAATGGATTCATCATGGTGGATGGTACCCAGATTATCAATTGAGATTGTTTAACAGGAAATTTTCTCAGTGGTCTGAAGATCTCATTCATGAAAAAGTTTTATCTCCAAAAACAGAAAATTTTAAAAGCGCCTTAAATCATTACGTATTTGATGACATTGCTGATCAGGTGAATACAAATAATAAGTATTCTAGCTTGCAATCTGAAAAGATGAATCATGAGGGACGTCGGTTTAATGGTTTTCATTTTATAACAAAACCCATGGTTAAATTTATAGAATGTTACTTTTATAAAATGGGATTTTTAGATGGATGGGTTGGTTTTATCATTGCCATCAGTGCGGCCTATTCTGTTTTTTTGAAATGGGCAAAGCTTTGGGAGCTGAAAGAGAAGAGGAGTGTCAAGTGA
- the queF gene encoding preQ(1) synthase: protein MKSKTRLVELKNFKLGESKTTYEVNYNPNLLEAFENKNPTKIAWTSFLCHEFTSLCPKTGQPDFAKIYINYIAGKKMVESKSLKLYLFSFRNHGDFHEDCVQTICDDLVALIKPKYIEVIGEFTPRGGIAIFPYASFAANEKIFQEIYKHRLQNYVPGKYSN from the coding sequence ATGAAAAGTAAAACAAGATTAGTGGAGTTAAAAAATTTTAAATTAGGAGAGTCTAAAACAACGTATGAAGTAAATTATAATCCGAATTTATTAGAGGCCTTTGAGAATAAGAATCCAACTAAAATTGCCTGGACTTCTTTTTTGTGTCATGAATTTACTTCCCTTTGCCCCAAAACAGGACAGCCTGATTTTGCAAAAATATATATTAATTATATTGCTGGGAAAAAAATGGTGGAAAGCAAATCTTTAAAGTTGTATCTGTTTAGCTTCCGGAATCATGGTGATTTTCATGAAGATTGCGTGCAGACTATTTGTGATGATCTTGTAGCGTTGATAAAACCAAAATATATAGAAGTCATTGGAGAATTCACTCCCCGTGGAGGAATTGCTATTTTTCCCTATGCTTCATTTGCTGCAAATGAAAAGATTTTTCAAGAAATTTATAAACACAGGCTGCAGAACTATGTTCCTGGAAAATATTCTAATTAG
- a CDS encoding rod shape-determining protein, with amino-acid sequence MFSWFREDKNGADIYVDLGTANTVISARGKGIVLNEPSIVAYLSNSPHKKKIVAVGLAAKEISEKQTGNIFILKPIKDGVIADFDSAEHMLKFFLNHPQVKKHFSSPRVVVSLPFGVTEVEKKAVVEACKKAGSKKVYLIDEPMAAAIGSGLEIKSALGNMIVDIGGGTTEVAVIALADIVYCEAIRVGGHKIDEDIIAYFKKYKNIIIPESQAELLKISIGTAVPKKEIQTAIVSGRDTETGMQKTMEVTSEEVGIAMNDCLQQIINAIHKALENTPPELVSDIIDKGIWLAGGGALIKDFSLRIQNEVRLPVRVANSPLVAIAIGGEMVLEDPSLLEKIQLEL; translated from the coding sequence ATGTTTTCCTGGTTTCGAGAAGATAAAAATGGAGCTGATATTTATGTCGATCTGGGTACCGCGAACACGGTCATCTCAGCACGGGGGAAAGGGATCGTCCTTAACGAGCCCAGCATTGTGGCCTATCTTTCAAATTCCCCTCATAAAAAAAAGATTGTGGCTGTTGGCTTAGCTGCGAAGGAAATTTCTGAGAAACAAACTGGTAATATTTTTATTCTAAAACCTATAAAAGATGGAGTGATTGCCGATTTTGATTCAGCAGAACACATGCTCAAGTTTTTTCTAAATCATCCCCAGGTTAAAAAACATTTTTCCTCACCTCGCGTGGTAGTCTCCTTACCCTTTGGAGTCACTGAAGTAGAAAAAAAAGCGGTTGTTGAAGCCTGCAAGAAAGCTGGCAGCAAAAAAGTCTATTTAATTGATGAACCAATGGCTGCCGCCATAGGAAGTGGTTTAGAAATCAAATCAGCCCTGGGAAATATGATTGTGGATATTGGTGGAGGAACGACAGAAGTTGCGGTGATTGCCCTTGCTGATATTGTTTATTGTGAGGCCATCCGCGTGGGCGGCCATAAAATAGATGAAGATATCATTGCTTATTTTAAAAAATATAAAAATATTATAATTCCCGAGTCCCAGGCAGAACTTTTAAAAATCTCTATTGGAACCGCGGTTCCAAAAAAGGAAATTCAAACAGCCATTGTTAGTGGAAGAGATACGGAAACAGGGATGCAGAAAACCATGGAAGTCACTTCAGAAGAAGTTGGGATCGCCATGAATGATTGCCTCCAACAAATAATTAATGCCATTCACAAAGCCCTCGAAAACACTCCACCAGAGCTGGTTTCAGATATCATCGATAAAGGTATTTGGCTCGCCGGTGGAGGGGCTCTTATTAAGGATTTTAGCTTAAGAATTCAAAATGAAGTCAGGCTTCCCGTTAGGGTTGCCAACTCCCCCCTCGTGGCTATTGCCATCGGTGGTGAAATGGTTTTAGAGGACCCTTCTCTTCTAGAAAAAATTCAATTGGAACTTTAG
- a CDS encoding TrmH family RNA methyltransferase, with product MLKPRNRKIEKLYELLLGLEKKLSSNDLLNEIDLHLIKEILFSLQSESDVEILKIHSLYYHLHSQMTLQELTHWLLPVERYLKKDLKDEDFLIFNKDHPDRKDKSKTLPLTLILDHVRSSFNVGSIFRTSEAFNLEKIYLVGYTPDPTNAKTNKTTLGAHEHLPWETLPKALPLIQSLQNQNYHVIAAETTSHAVPLGIPFPKTKVAFVFGNERFGLDPEVIAACNETRVLALRGYKNSLNIANCASIFIYEFYKQWSANG from the coding sequence ATGTTAAAACCTAGAAACCGAAAAATCGAAAAATTATATGAATTACTTCTGGGTTTAGAAAAAAAACTGTCTTCGAATGATTTATTGAATGAAATAGATTTGCATCTAATCAAAGAAATTTTATTTTCTTTACAAAGTGAGAGTGATGTTGAAATTCTTAAAATTCACTCTCTCTATTATCACCTTCACTCTCAGATGACTTTACAAGAATTAACCCATTGGCTACTTCCAGTTGAACGGTATTTAAAAAAAGATTTAAAAGATGAAGACTTTCTTATTTTTAATAAGGATCATCCTGATAGAAAAGATAAATCTAAAACCCTCCCTTTAACGCTTATCCTGGATCATGTTCGCAGCAGCTTCAATGTGGGTTCTATTTTTCGAACAAGTGAGGCCTTCAATTTAGAAAAAATTTACCTCGTAGGTTATACCCCAGATCCAACCAATGCAAAAACAAATAAAACGACTCTTGGCGCTCACGAGCATCTGCCGTGGGAAACATTGCCTAAAGCCCTTCCCCTGATTCAATCCCTACAAAACCAGAACTATCATGTAATCGCTGCGGAGACGACTTCCCATGCCGTTCCTCTGGGTATCCCCTTTCCAAAAACAAAAGTGGCCTTTGTTTTTGGAAACGAACGCTTCGGGTTAGATCCAGAGGTCATTGCCGCCTGCAACGAGACAAGAGTCCTCGCTCTTCGAGGTTATAAAAATTCTTTAAACATCGCCAATTGCGCCTCTATATTTATTTATGAATTTTATAAACAATGGTCGGCAAATGGCTAA
- a CDS encoding carbonic anhydrase, translating to MKKQLLLSLFFISTALLSCSVKSKKSENVQPPSAPIQNTPVEISSAPPTANPAPASPLPLPGPSKEIPPQIQKLTGPVTASSSTKELSELKETLKKAEVVTLHPSTTGVSAEKALNWLKNGNIRFTKGYLRHDGASKKDVDKLAAKQAPHSIVLSCSDSRVPPEVVFDQKLGEIFVVRTAGQSLDNSSIASIEYAVEHLHSQLLVVMGHTSCGAVKAAVSTAPGGDIGSPYLNALVADIQPRLSNKSNAKPSENYLTESWENTQGASKALLEKSTIIREAVKSGHLRLTTALYHLDSGAVEWGKK from the coding sequence ATGAAAAAACAATTGCTACTGAGTTTATTTTTTATATCTACTGCTCTATTAAGCTGTTCTGTTAAATCTAAAAAATCTGAAAATGTCCAGCCACCATCAGCACCGATACAAAACACTCCTGTAGAAATCAGTTCAGCCCCTCCAACAGCTAACCCAGCTCCTGCAAGCCCCCTTCCATTGCCAGGTCCTTCCAAAGAAATACCACCGCAAATACAAAAACTAACAGGTCCTGTCACGGCCTCTAGTTCTACAAAAGAATTATCTGAACTCAAAGAAACCCTAAAAAAAGCCGAGGTTGTTACCCTTCATCCCTCCACCACGGGTGTTTCTGCAGAAAAAGCATTGAACTGGTTAAAAAATGGAAATATCCGTTTTACCAAAGGCTATTTAAGGCATGATGGCGCAAGTAAAAAGGATGTCGATAAGCTAGCAGCCAAACAAGCTCCCCACTCGATTGTTCTTTCTTGCAGCGATTCAAGAGTTCCTCCCGAAGTTGTTTTTGACCAAAAACTTGGAGAAATTTTTGTTGTTCGAACGGCAGGACAGTCTTTAGACAATTCTTCCATTGCCAGTATCGAATATGCTGTTGAGCATCTTCATAGTCAGTTACTTGTTGTCATGGGACACACCTCTTGTGGAGCTGTGAAAGCAGCTGTTTCAACGGCACCTGGTGGCGATATTGGCAGTCCCTATCTCAACGCCCTAGTTGCCGATATCCAACCACGCCTCAGCAACAAGTCCAATGCAAAACCTTCTGAAAATTACCTCACTGAAAGTTGGGAAAATACCCAAGGTGCCTCCAAAGCGCTTTTAGAAAAGTCGACCATTATCAGAGAAGCAGTCAAATCTGGGCATCTGCGCCTCACTACAGCCCTTTATCATTTAGACTCTGGAGCCGTGGAGTGGGGTAAAAAGTGA
- a CDS encoding RNA methyltransferase, with amino-acid sequence MFPFAEEIRLSESLSVHYELVLRLLSEQLTDERKKRIREVIELRTFDVSVVCEGIYDKGNVSAVMRSAEAFGFAPFHVIENSEKFKNSSRITRGSEKWLEIQKWKSSSECISFLKKQQRQLIVTSLDATISIDDASDRIDFSKPCAVVLGNEKEGVSEEMLAAADYKIKIPMYGFVQSFNISVAAALCLYHISLRRKKFPHLNSLSLVQKKILEAIYTLRTLDSAEDQLRNYFQRNS; translated from the coding sequence TTGTTTCCATTTGCTGAGGAAATCAGACTCAGTGAAAGCTTAAGCGTTCATTATGAGCTGGTATTGCGATTATTGAGTGAACAGCTTACCGATGAAAGAAAAAAAAGAATTCGTGAGGTCATTGAGCTAAGAACCTTTGATGTCTCCGTGGTATGCGAGGGTATTTATGACAAAGGAAATGTATCTGCAGTAATGAGAAGTGCCGAAGCCTTTGGGTTTGCTCCTTTTCATGTCATTGAGAACTCTGAAAAATTTAAAAACTCGAGCCGCATCACTCGAGGTTCAGAAAAGTGGCTCGAGATTCAAAAGTGGAAATCGAGTTCGGAATGCATTTCCTTTCTAAAAAAACAGCAACGTCAATTGATTGTAACTTCACTGGATGCCACTATTTCCATTGATGACGCCTCAGATCGGATTGATTTTTCAAAACCTTGTGCTGTGGTTCTTGGAAATGAGAAAGAGGGTGTTTCGGAAGAGATGCTGGCGGCAGCGGATTATAAAATTAAAATTCCGATGTATGGTTTTGTCCAGAGCTTTAATATTTCGGTAGCGGCCGCCTTATGTCTTTATCATATTTCTCTGAGAAGAAAGAAGTTTCCACATTTAAATTCTCTTTCTTTGGTGCAAAAGAAAATTCTAGAGGCTATTTACACCCTAAGGACTTTAGATTCAGCTGAGGATCAATTAAGAAATTATTTTCAAAGGAATTCCTAA
- a CDS encoding aminotransferase class IV has product MTNNELPSWPHQQKYFSFYSSYFNQMTTDPKWMLVPLDDHGFHRGDGVFEAIKWKNNKIWLLEKHLDRLFQSAEKIFLRIPLLKQDLETKIRELVSLANKNTGMIRVYVTRGPGNFGVSPKETIGSQVYIVTTELKEVAQQLIDCGARAGWSLLPPKEGFWAQTKSLNYLPNVLMKKECEDQDFDFIFGVTENELISESYTENILCLMGDELFYPSFDYTLKGTTLSRLVELLECKEFSAQQLPIRQISSKRLTKDELFQSDAIFVVGTTLDIIWINSLHNKNFSVPNCFKELRKLILQDQM; this is encoded by the coding sequence ATGACAAATAATGAATTACCCTCTTGGCCCCATCAGCAAAAATATTTTAGCTTTTATTCATCCTATTTTAATCAAATGACAACGGATCCTAAATGGATGTTAGTGCCTCTTGATGATCATGGATTTCATCGTGGTGACGGGGTTTTTGAAGCGATAAAATGGAAAAATAATAAGATTTGGCTGCTGGAAAAACATCTAGATAGACTTTTTCAAAGTGCTGAAAAAATTTTTTTAAGGATACCTCTGTTAAAACAAGATTTAGAAACAAAAATAAGAGAGCTGGTAAGTTTGGCAAATAAAAATACCGGGATGATCAGGGTTTATGTGACTCGAGGACCAGGAAACTTTGGAGTGAGCCCAAAAGAAACAATTGGATCTCAGGTTTATATTGTTACCACAGAGCTAAAAGAAGTAGCTCAGCAATTGATTGATTGTGGAGCTCGGGCTGGCTGGAGCTTGCTTCCACCCAAAGAAGGATTTTGGGCGCAGACGAAGAGCTTGAATTATCTTCCAAATGTCTTGATGAAAAAAGAGTGTGAAGATCAGGATTTTGATTTTATATTTGGGGTCACTGAAAATGAATTGATTTCTGAAAGTTATACCGAGAACATTCTTTGCTTAATGGGCGATGAGTTGTTTTATCCAAGTTTTGATTACACGTTAAAAGGAACAACTCTTTCCAGATTAGTAGAACTGTTAGAATGTAAAGAATTCAGTGCTCAACAGCTACCAATAAGACAGATATCCTCAAAAAGATTAACTAAAGATGAGTTATTTCAATCAGATGCCATTTTTGTCGTAGGAACCACATTGGATATTATCTGGATTAATAGCTTGCATAACAAGAACTTTTCTGTCCCTAACTGTTTTAAAGAGTTAAGGAAATTAATTCTCCAAGATCAAATGTAA
- the tsaA gene encoding tRNA (N6-threonylcarbamoyladenosine(37)-N6)-methyltransferase TrmO, translated as MAKSFEFQPIGFFKSNSINNYDLPRQPLDQNVEMEATNEIDKTTSFIELIKNHQFEQALENLHGFSRIWVLFHFHKNQTWLPKTLPPRGSDTKLGVFSTRSPYRPNPIGLSCLKLIKIENLKLYVTSSDILDETPILDIKPYIPEHDSFPSSRVGWLEKIEDSKFTLQYSDLALKQLEYLTSQHQLNLIPFIQRSLEYDPLNSDKKRLLKINHLSRNEASSVLCYRTWRIQFQINLSSQRVTIQSIFSGYRENELLLGHKDFQDIYKDKSIHIEFNQTVFENF; from the coding sequence ATGGCTAAGTCTTTTGAGTTTCAACCCATCGGGTTTTTTAAAAGTAATTCAATAAATAATTATGATTTACCCAGACAGCCTCTAGATCAAAATGTTGAAATGGAGGCGACAAATGAAATCGACAAGACCACTTCGTTCATAGAACTTATTAAAAATCATCAATTCGAACAAGCTCTGGAAAATCTCCATGGATTTTCAAGAATATGGGTTCTCTTTCATTTTCATAAAAATCAAACTTGGTTACCAAAAACTCTACCCCCTCGAGGAAGCGACACAAAGCTTGGTGTTTTTTCAACAAGATCTCCTTACCGTCCTAACCCTATTGGACTGAGCTGCCTTAAATTAATTAAAATAGAGAACTTAAAACTCTATGTCACTTCTTCAGATATTTTAGATGAAACTCCTATCTTGGATATCAAACCCTATATTCCCGAACATGATTCCTTTCCCTCTTCTCGTGTTGGATGGTTGGAAAAAATTGAAGATTCCAAATTCACTCTACAATACTCTGATCTCGCATTAAAACAGCTAGAGTACTTAACCTCCCAACACCAACTTAATTTAATTCCTTTTATTCAAAGATCTTTAGAATACGATCCTTTAAATTCTGACAAAAAAAGACTCCTAAAAATAAATCATCTAAGCAGAAACGAAGCATCAAGCGTTCTTTGTTATCGAACCTGGCGAATTCAATTCCAAATCAACTTAAGCTCTCAAAGGGTTACAATTCAATCTATCTTTTCTGGTTACAGGGAAAATGAGCTTCTTCTTGGTCACAAAGATTTCCAAGATATCTATAAAGATAAAAGTATCCATATCGAGTTTAATCAGACCGTTTTTGAAAATTTTTAA